GACCCAGCTTGTGGGCGAGCTCCGTCATGGCGCCGTAGGGGCAGACCCAGCCGCAGAATACGCCGCGACCCCAGGCGATGGTGACGACCGCAATGAAGATCCAGCTCACGAACAAGAGCGGCTCGCTGAGGAACAGGCCCCAGCGCCAGTGTCCAACCGCCGAACCGGCGAGCGTGAGCACTTGAGTCACGGAGGGTTGGGCGCGCAGCCAGATGCCCAACCCCAGGAAGCTGGTGGTCAGCACGACGAGATGGAGCACCTTGAGTCGCGCCATGTTCGCGGTCAGCCAGCGGCGCCCGGCGAACAACAGCGCAACGAACAGAAGATAGGCGCTCACCAAGCTTGCGGTCAGCCTGTGATTGTCCCAAGCGGCTCGCCAGATCGCCGTGCTCGCGTCGACCTTGTGCTCGCTGACGTACACGCTGGACGGTAGCTGGAAGGTCGCACGGGTCGCCCGGAAGTCCCGGCTGAAGCCGCCTCGGTGGTTGTAGTGGCTGCCCAAGAAGACCAGGTCGAACGGAGCACCGGGGTCCAGCCGGCCCGCGCGCACGATGAAGCCTGCCGACTCCTTGAACTCTGGTGCGCCGTTTGCCGCTACGCCAGACATGTTGATGAACTCGTGGTCCGTGAACATCGTGTTGCGCAGGCCCTGATCCACGCGCACACGGTCGAATATGCCACCCCGCACGAAGGCCGAGCCCTTGAAGGAGCTGGAGCCGTTGCCCAGGATGACGAGCATGTGCTCGCCCTCCTTCAGTTGGCTCACGCGATAGGCGTACTCCCGATCACCTAGCAGCGCCCGCCCCACCTGCGGAGCATCGGCAATGGTGAACCACAGATCGATGAAGGTGCCGTCCGCTTCCAGCCCCATGTCGCGCTCACTGACGGTGAGGCGGCCGAACACACCCTTGCTCGTCATCTCCGCCCAGGTCCAGGGGCGGTCCTCTTTCACGAAGTGTCCGGGGAAGAGCTCGTCAAGCTTGACCACTCCAACTTCGGACCCCAGGGTGCGCGCCGTGTCGAGGATGGTGCGATTTTCTGCAAGGACGGTGACCGTCGCGCCGCTGATCATGTCGACGGTCACGGCGTCGGGCTCCCGGGACGAACCGACGACGATCTTCTGCGTGGCGGACTTGCCGGCGTAGAACCCGACGAACTCGTGCAGCTTTCGTTCGGGAATGCCGACCAACAGGATCGGCTCGCTGTGCGCGATGACCTTGGCCCCACTGATGACGCCCTGGGGCGTCAGTCCCACGAGGGTGACGAGGGGCTTGCCGGAGTAGCCCTTGATGTCCACCACGTCCGTGGAGAGCACGACCCAACCCACCTCCTTGCCCGCCGCGTCGACGCCCCGCCGGTACCGAGCCCCCTTGACCACGTCGAAGCGCACCGCGCCAGGCAGCACGCCCTTGCAGTCCAGCTTGCTGCAGTCCAGCTCGATATTGCCGGTAGTTTCTGCGGCGGCTCGCGCGGGCAGCAGGGCACACAGCACCGCTGCGAGCACGAACAACGTGCTCCAGACGCCTCGGTTCATATTTCTTCCCGCGCCGGGGCGACAGGAGCCGCCCCGGGCCTCTGAATGCTTCAGGCTTCCACGATCATGCGACCGCGCATTTCCAAGTGCAGTGCGTGGCAGAACCAGGGGCAGTAGTACCAGTACACACCCGGTTTGTCGGCGGTGAACGTGATGCTGTTCGTGTCCTGGCAGTTCACGACCATGATCACGTCGTGCTGCGTCATGCAGAACCCGTGGGAGAGATCTTCCACGTTGTCCTGGTTGGTGACGATCACCTGCACGGTGTCGCCCTTCTTCACCTTGAACATCTTGGTTCCGAACTTGGGCGCCATGCTCGTCATGTACACACGCACGAGCTTCCCCTTGCGGATGACCTTGTTGTCCTTCTTGAGATCAACGCCGTCTTCCTTGGCCCACTCCTCGTACATCTTGAAGCGCGGAGCCTTGCGGGGCTGGATCTTCTGGGGATGGATCAGGTCCCGCTTGACGATGACGCAGTCGTGCGGTTCGGAGTACGTCGGCCCGTCGTGGGCCAGTCGCATCTTCTCGCCGCTGATGTCGATGAGCTGATCGTTCTCGGGATGGAGCGGACCGACGTTCAGGAACCGATCCTTGGAGAACTTGCACAAGGCGACCAGCCACTTGCCATCCGCCTCTTTGGTCTCGCTCATCGACGCATTCGTGTGGCCAACCTGATAGTGAACGTCGATTTTCTGGACGATGGGGTCGACCTTTTCACCCTTGAAGGCCTTGATGGCCTTGTCGATGTTCCACTTGGTGATGACCGAATCGATGAAGATGGATGTGTAGGCGTTGCCCCGACCGTCGAAAGCCGTGTGCAGCGGGCCGAGACCTACTTCGGGCTCCGCGACGACCGCCTCGCGCGGCTTGATCTTGCCGGCAAAGACGTCGGCGAGCTTGTCCACGTCCACCACCGAGACAGTGGGCGACAGCTTGCCGCTGACCACGGCGTACTTTCCGGTGGGATCCATGTTTACCCCGTGCGGGCTCTTGGGTACCGGGATGCGTTGCACGTAGGGGCCGTTGTCCCCACGCGCGTCGATCACGGGGACGTTCGAATCGCCCACTTTGATGCCCTTGCCGGCCTGCACCGCCTTCTCGATTTCCGCGAGGTTGAAGGCGTACAGATGGTCCTGGTCCTTGGCCATCATGCCTTCCAGGTCCGCTGCACCCTCGGAGTTGTAGCAAGTCGCGAACGAGTACATGCCCTTGTAGTCGGCAGCGGCGAGGTCCATGTTGCCTTCGACCATCACCTGCCACTTCACCTCCATCGTCTCGCCGTCGATGGCCGTGTGCATGGCCGCGTAGGTCTTGGTGTCTTCCAGCTCGCCCTTGCCGTCGTCGGGTAGCGGCGTGCGGAACTCGGAATTGCAGAACACGAGGCCCGTCTTGTGGCGCTGGGGGAAGATGCCATGGGTACCCTGCGCGTTCGGGATGTCGGTGATGGCATCGACCTCCATCGTCTCGATGTCGACCCGGGCTAGGCGAGCATTGGTCTTATCGTTCACGTACACGTAGCGCCCGTCGTAGGTGCCGTCCTTGTAGGAAAGGTGCACGTGGTGGGTGTCACCGCTCTCCAAGCCCTTCAAGAGCTGCTTGGACCAGTCCGAGCGTCCCCAACCAGTGGCGGAGTCGCGGTTGAATACGGGTATGCGCTTCAGCTCGCGCATGGACGGCACGCCGAGTATGCGGATCTCGCCGGACTGACCGCCACTCCAGAAGCCGTAGTATTCATCGAGCTGGCCGGGCTTCACTTCGGATTCGAGGTGCCCTTCGCCAGCCGTGCCGGGTGCGGCGCTCCCGCCAGCGGCAGGAGCGGCCGAGCCGGCCGAGCCGGAGCTGCCTTTGTCGTCGCATCCCGCCAGCGCCGCGGCCGCCCCAAGCGCGATGCTTGCCGTGAGGAACTTGCGTCGGTTTTGCGCTTCCTGGTCCATCGGGTTCTGTGCCACTAGTCGCTTCCTTTCCCACGCGCTCGCGCCCCGCGAGCGTTGCCACTGCCCTCGCACTACTTCTTGAAGCCACGCACGATCTTGATGAGCTCGCTGACCACTTCCGGCTTGCTCTTTAGCTGTGGGTTGGCCGGCATCACGGGGCTCTTGCCCACCGCGATGCCGCCGCCCATGATCGCCTTTCGGATCTCGTCGTCCTTCACCTGCGCCTGCCAGGCGGCATCCGTGAAGTTGCGTGGCTTGGGATCCAGCGCCGCAGAGCCCGGCCCATTGCCCTCACCGGACTCGCCGTGGCACACCACGCAGGTCTTCTTGAAGTAGTCCTTGGCCTCCGCCGCAGGATCTCCTGCCGCGACCGGCGCACTAGTGGCTGACGGAGCCGATGGCGTCGCCTCGCTCGACTTCTTGTCACAACCGAGCAAACAAAGAGCCATCGCCAGCGAGCAAAGGGGCTTCAACATCTTGCCTCCCGAGCGGAGCGTGGAGCTCGCGGGACGGTCCCGAGCGAGCTCGAGTCAACGGTGTGCTCGTTGATCTAGCACGCAGGAGCCCACGAAAAAGTCTGTAATTCCAACCATATGACGAGTGTCATAGCTTCATGGATGAACGTCATGCGATAATAAAAAATTGTTGCAAGCTCAATAGATATTCGTGTCTACTGAGCGAGCAGCGCGTTCTGACGCGGGTGCGACTCCGCATGGAAGAAGGGTCGGATCGCATCGAGGAAGTCGCCAACGATTCGTCAATCGTCGTGGTGTCGATCGCGCTCAAAGCGTTCGCGGCTCTTCGTGCCGAAACGCCGTCGTCCGGACGCATCGGCCCGGAAGTCGATGCTGCAACGTTCGTCGTACACTGAGGTGCCCGCAGACACGAAGGCACGTGCGAACCGGCGCCGAGTGCGAGCCGCCTACTTGAACGCTGACGCGGGGCGCTGAGACGCCGCTGTCATCACGACGTCCGCGAGCGTGGTGCTCTGCGCCCACGCCAACATCGCCGCGTTGAGCTTGGACCACGCCGGGTGGAGAGGGCATGGGTTTCGTGCATCGCAGCGACCCCAACCGAACGCGCAGCGTTCGCCGGAAGGCTCTTCCCCCACGGCCGCCAGTATGTCGGAAAACGGAATGCCATCCGGGTCGCGGGCGAGGGTGAACCCTCCACCGTGGCCCTTCTGCGACGCGAGCAGCCCCGCCTCGACGAGCTTGCGTAAAACCTTGGACAGGTAGTGGGAGGGAACGTTGATGGCGCTTGCCAAGTCGCTGGAGCGGACGCCCTCGTTGGGGTTCAAGGCGAGATAGACCATGGCCCGGAGCGCGTATTCCGCCGTTTGGCTCAGGGGCGCCACGCGGTCCGCGGCGGGCAGGGGGAGCGAGTGCTTTGGCCTCATGCGGTATTCTCGATGTCAGACAATAGCGCATGTCGCTCGTAGACCAAGCGGCGCTTTCGTCACACCACGTCGCGTACTTTGGCGGGTAGAGATGCAGAGGAGCGTCGGCTGAGCACGCAGCGGGGCGGTGGTACACTCGCGCGTATGGAGGACCATCGCTCCGAGGCGACGCTCTCGGCGTCTCCGCCGCGGGTGCAGTTCCCGCGCACCTACAACGCCGCGGCGGACTTGCTCGACCGCCACGCGGACGGCAGCCGCACTGCGTACGTGGACGAAGCCGGCAGCCACAGCTACGCGGAGCTGTCCGAACGCGCGGCGCGCATTGGCAACGCGCTGGCGCAGCTCGGTGTGCAGCGCGAACAGCGCGTGGCGCTCCTGATGTTGGACGGCTTCGATTTCCCGGCGGCGTTCTTGGGCGCCATGCGCCTCGGCGCGGTGCCGATCCCGCTGAACACGCTGCTGACGCCGAGCGACTACGCTTTCATGCTGGAAGACAGCCGCGCCGTAGCCGTGATCGTGAGCGACGCGCTGCTCCCCAAGCTGGAGCCGGCGCTGGCGGAGCTTTCGAGGAAGCCGAAAGTCGTGGTTGCCGCCTCGGCACGCGGCGGCGATCGCAAGGAGCATTCGTCGCTGGACGAGCTCGCGGCAACGGCGGCGCCGGTCCTCGAGCCAGCGAGCACGACGCCGGACGACGTCGCATTCTGGCTCTACTCTTCCGGCTCCACCGGCGCGCCCAAGGGCGCGGTGCACCTGCACTCGCACTTGGCGTACACGGCCGTGCTCTACGGGCAGGGCGTGCTCGGCATTCGCCCGGACGACGTGGTGTTCTCCGCGGCAAAGCTGTTCTTTGCCTACGGTCTCGGCAACTCCCTGACGTTCCCGCTCTCGGTCGGCGCCAAGGTGGTGCTCTCTTCCGAGCGGCCCACTCCGGAAGTGGTGGCTCGCGTGATGCGCGAAGCGAAGCCCACCATCTTCTGCGGTGTGCCGACGCTGTTTGCGTCGCTACTGGCGAGCGATGAGCTCGCCGAGAGCGGCGTATCTCCCGCGCTGCGGGTGAGCATCTCCGCCGGCGAGGCGCTGCCGCGGCACGTGGGCGAGGCGTGGCGCGAGCGCTTTGGCAGCGACATCTTGGATGGCATCGGCTCGACGGAGATGCTGCACATCTTCATCTCGAACCGCCACGGGGACGTGCGCTACGGCACCTCCGGCAAGCCGGTGCCGGGTTACGAGCTCAAGCTGGTGGGGGACGACGGCGAGCCGCCGCTGGCGGGCGAAGAGGGATCGCTGTGGGTGCACGGCCCGAGCGCGGCCGCGCACTACTGGAACAACCGAGGCAAGTCCCTGGCGACGTTCCACGGGCCCTGGACGCGCACCGGAGATCGCTACATCCGCGACGAAGACGGCTACTACACGTACTCCGGTCGCGCGGATGACATGCTCAAGGTGGGGGGCATCTGGGTGTCGCCCTTCGAAGTGGAGTCCGCCTTGAGCGCCCACGCTGCCGTGCTGGAATCGGCCGTGGTGGGCCACGCGGACGACGACGGCCTCATCAAACCGAAGGCCTACGTGGTGCTGAAGCCGGGGCAGAAGCCGAGCCCGGAGTTGGAAGCGGAGCTCAAGGCGTTCGTGAAAGGTAGCTTGGCGCACTACAAGTACCCGCGCTGGATCGAGTTCTGCGCGGAGCTGCCGAAGACGGCCACCGGCAAGATCCAGAGGTATCGCCTGCGTGGTTGAGCGCTTGCGTCTGCGGGCCGACGGTCACGCGCTGGAAGCGATCTGGATCGGGCCACCGCCGGAAGCGGCGCCGACGCTGGTGTTGCTCCACGAAGGGCTCGGCTCCGTCTCTACTTGGCGCGACTGGCCCCAGGAGCTCGCGGCCGCGTGCGAGTGTGGCGTGCTCGTGTTCAGCCGCTGGGGCTACGGCCGGTCCGAACCGGCGCCGTACCCGCGCTCGCTGCGCTACATGCACGAAGAAGCGCTCCGCGCGTTGCCGGACGTGCTGGCCGCTGCCGGCGTGGAGCGCGGGATCCTCCTGGGCCACAGCGACGGCGGCTCCATCGCGCTGATCCACGCCGGCAGCGAGCGGCGCGCCGCGTGCGTGCAAGCTCTGGTGCTGCTCGCGCCGCACGTTTTCGTGGAGGACATTTCCGTGCGCTCCATCGCGGAGGCCAAGGTGGCGTACGAGACGGGCGATCTCCGGCTGCGCCTCGCGCGCCACCACGCCGACGTCGATGGCGCCTTCTATGGCTGGAACCGCGCATGGCTCGATCCGGAATTCCGAAAATGGAACATCGAGGAATACCTGCCGCGCATCGAGCTGCCGGTGCTGGCGATCCAGGGCGACCAAGATCCGTACGGCACGCTGGCTCAGATCGACGCCATCGAGCGCGGCGTGCGCGGGCCCTTCTCGCGCGTCGTGCTGCCGGGCGCGGGCCACGCTCCGCAGCGCGACGCCCGCGCCGACGTCACCCGCGCCATCGCCGCATTCGTGCGGGCGGCGTGTTGAGAGGTTCCGCGGCGAGCCAACATCCATCGGCAGCTTTCGAAGTCGGCTGTTTTCGGTCCGGCGCGGAACCTCCCTCCGTGCGTTGACCGAATGTTCACGCCGGGCCTACCCTCTGCTCAGAGAGAGCGATGACGCGAACGACCATTGCCGTTGCTGTGCTCGCCGTCGTCTTGGTGGCTGGCTGCGGTAGCAGCGACGACACCTCACCGGGCAATTCCTCGGGAGGCTCCGGCGGTACGGCCGGAAGCGGTGGCAGTGGTGGCTCCACGGGAGGAGTGGGCGGCGTCGCAGGCAGCGGCGCAAGCGGCGGCGCGGCGGGGGCTTCGGGGAGCGGTGGCGCGGCTGGCGGAGGCGGGGCAGCAGGGCAGGGTGGCTCCGGCGCCGTGTTGCCCGTGGGTGTGTCCGGGAACTGGACGCTCGCCTTCGACGACGAGTTCGACGGCTCCAGCCTGGACTCGGCGAAGTGGACCACGATGGACGGCGGTGGCTGGGGAAGCGCGACGTGCAAGACCGCCAACGTCGCAGTGTCGGGCGGCAACCTCGTGCTGACGCTCGCGTCCTCGAGCTCCGGCGGCTGCGTGTGCACGGGCAGCGCGTGTGCGCCGGCGTTCGGCGGATCGTTCAAGGCGGGCGCCGAGTCCTACGACCTGCCGGTGGGCGGCTTTGCCGAGGCGCGGGTGAACTTCCCCGGGTCCGGAGAGAAGATCTACAACTGGCCCGCGTGGTGGACCAGCGGACCGGGCTGGCCGGCGGCCGGCGAGCACGACATTGCCGAAGGCTGCGGCACGCTCACGGTGAACTACCACTCGCCATCCGGCGCTCATAACTTCGGCACCATCCCGGGCACCTGGTCCAACGCGTTCCACGTGTACGGCATGCACCGCATGGCCAGCTCGGTGGACGTCTACTACGACGGTCAGAAGGTGAAGAGTTACCCGACGGACGACAACGGCAAGCCCCACTCGCTGATCCTGGATCTCACGGAAGGCTGCGGCGGGACGCCCTTGTACGGCGCTGGCTCCGAGGTGCTCATCGACTACGTGCGAGCGTGGGAATAGCGGCTGGGGAGCCGAGCTGGATGAGCGACGAAGAATGGAGCGAGGACGACTCTGAGACGTACCAGAGCCTCTCGCACTATGCGGTTCCGGAGCGCGAACGGCAGATCGCCATTGCGGTGGCCCTGGTGCAATCGAGCGACGCGCCAGGGGGCATTCTCGACCTGTGCTCGGGGGAGGGGCTGATGACCCAGGCGCTGGGCGTCGCTTGCCCAGAGGCGGAGTTGTTTGCCTACGATGGCTCGGCTTCCATGCTGGCGACGGCGCGTCGTCGCGTGGGCGAGCGGCTCGTGACCCGGCAGATTGACATCGCGGCTCTGGATTGGCGCACCAACATGAAGCCTTTGCGCGCCGTCGTGTCCAGCCTCGCGGTGCATCACCTGGACGGTCCGGGCAAACGCCGACTGTTCTCGGATCTGTGGGAGATGTTGGCGCCCGGAGGCGTGTTCGTGCTTGCCGACCTGGTTCGACCCCAGACGGAGGCCGGGTGGAAGCTTGCCGCTGACATGTGGGACGAGGAGACCCGACGCCGGGCGCTCGGTGCCTCCGAAGCGTTCCGGCGCTTCGAGCGCGAGGAATGGAACTTGTTTCGCCATGGCATTGCGCCCGGATCCATCGACCACCCCTCCACTCTCGTCGAGCAGCTGCAGTGGCTGGAACAGGCCGGATTCCGGCGGCTGGACATGCACTGGATGCTCGCCGGACAGGTGCTGCTGAGCGCATGGCGTGAACGCTGAACCGTTCAGTGAACGGTTGAGACCATCGTGCTGCGCTCGGCTCACCTGGCTTTTGTCGCTCGCCCGGGCGGCATGGGCGTTGCAACCGTCCTCCGCCAACGGAGGAGCGAGAATGAGGCAGAACGGTTGGGTGTGGAGTGCTGGAGCGGTGGTGTTGTTCTTGTCGGGTTGCAGCAGCGGCGCCGGAGGAGGCAGCGGCAACGGCAGCTGCGCGAACTTCGCGGGAACGCACAAGGGCTCACTGACTTGCTCGGACGGCTCGACGATTCCGATCGATAGCGTGTACACCCAGTCGGGCTGCACGGTCACATCGACGAGCAACCTCGACAACTCCGTCAAGACGTACACCGCGGACGGCAGCACCATGACGCGGCAGGTGAACGAGGGCGGCGTGACGGGTACGTGCTCGGAGACCGTCAGCAACGGTGTGCCGTCGTTCTCGTGCGACTTGAGCCATCAAGGACAAGCGGTGACCTGCAACGGCACGGGCACCTTCACACCGGCCGCTCCCGGCAGCGGTGGAAGCCCCGGGTTCGGTGGCAGCTCTGGCAGCGGCGGAACGCCCGGCGGCGGCGGGGACGGCAGCTGCGGCTACAGCTGGGGCTCCGGCGACGGCTCCTGTGACGCATGCATGGCCTCGACCTGCTGTGCTCAGATGTCGAGCTGCGGTCCGGGCTCCGCGTGCGCGAGCCTGATCGAATGCTTCTCGAGCAAGTGCCCGGGCGGCGATCAGAGCTGCGTGGAGACCCAATGCGGCGAGCAGCTCGCAGCCGGGGGGCAGGACCTTGCAAACCTGTTCGCGTGCAATCAGATGCTGTGCAACAGCTGCGGCACGTCGAGCGGCGGGGGCGCCTGAGTCCGCTGGCCGCGCGCGGTCGCCCGGAGTACAAGCGGCCATGGAGCGAGTCACGGGAATCGGCGGTTTCTTCTTTCGGTCACGCGATCCGGAGGCGCTGACGGCGTGGTACGAACGTCACCTTGGTGTGCTGCCGGTGCCGGCGTCCTACGACGCGCAGCCCTGGACGCAGGCAGCAGGTCCCACGGCCTTCGCACCCTTCGCCCACGACACCACCTACTTCCCGGAGAAGCAGGGCTGGATGCTGAACTTCCGCGTGGCGAATCTCGACGCCATGGTGGAGCAGCTGAGCGCCGCCGGCATCGACGTGAAAGTGGATCCCGAGGCGTACCCCAACGGCCGCTTCGCGCGCCTGTACGATCCGGAAGGCAATCCCATCGAGCTGTGGGAGCCGAGCGGCGACGAGGCGTGACGGGTATCGCGCCGAACCAACAAAATCTGCAGCTGGATGTTGGTTCGCCGCGGAAACTACTCAACGCGGGCGGTGCCAGCTCACTTCGATCATGATGCCATCCCAGGTGCGGCAGTAGACGAGGACGCCGCGACCGCTTTCGATCACGTCGGAAACGTCGAGACCACGCGCCTTCAGCTCGGTCTGCTTCTTCTTCACTGTTTCGGGATCCGGTACCAGGAAACCGAAGTGAAAGTCCTTCGGGTAGGCGGGCCGGGGCTTCTTCTGCAGCACCAGTGTGAAGCCCTCGCCATCATCCAGGATTGCGATGGCCGGCGAGGCGTGGCTGGTCAGCTGTCGAAACCCGAACACGTCTTCGAGCAATCCAGTGAACCGCTGAACGTCGGAGACCTGCAGGTCCAGGTGGTTGAGTCGCATGGCGTGGGTATCCCTTCCGTCGAGGGACCTCACCGCACCGTGCGGGGATCAAGGACTCCTGAAGGGGAGTGGCCGGGGCTCACCGGACCGGCCTGCCGTTTTCCGACGGGTAATTCTACTTCAAGCCGAGACGCACTGCGAGGTGGTGAAAGTTGCTGCGGTGCATGCCGAGGGAGCGCGCCGCTGCGGACCAGTTTCCGCCCTGTTCGCTGAGGGCGCGCTCCACCAGGGCGCGCTGGAACGCGCGGGTGGCGTCCTTGAAATCGACATTGGTCGGCACCGCGGCGGGCTCGATGGCGGCAGGGGCGGGGGAGGTTGCAGAGAAGTCTGAGCCCAGATGCGCGCTGCCGATCACGACGGGATCTCCGCGCTTGGCGTGGGCAGCGGCCTTGAGCGTGAGGCGGGACAGCACGTTTTCGAGCTCGCGCACGTTGCCCGGCCAGTGATAGCGCTTCAGGGCGGCCATGGCGCGCGCGTCGATGCGCACCGGACCCAGGCCCAAGCGCCGGCGCATGACGTCGCAGAAGTAGCCCGCCAAGAGCGGGATGTCTTCCGCGCGCTCCCGAAGCGCCGGGACGCGGAGCGGATACACGTTCAAGCGATG
This portion of the Polyangiaceae bacterium genome encodes:
- a CDS encoding VOC family protein gives rise to the protein MERVTGIGGFFFRSRDPEALTAWYERHLGVLPVPASYDAQPWTQAAGPTAFAPFAHDTTYFPEKQGWMLNFRVANLDAMVEQLSAAGIDVKVDPEAYPNGRFARLYDPEGNPIELWEPSGDEA
- a CDS encoding family 16 glycosylhydrolase — protein: MTRTTIAVAVLAVVLVAGCGSSDDTSPGNSSGGSGGTAGSGGSGGSTGGVGGVAGSGASGGAAGASGSGGAAGGGGAAGQGGSGAVLPVGVSGNWTLAFDDEFDGSSLDSAKWTTMDGGGWGSATCKTANVAVSGGNLVLTLASSSSGGCVCTGSACAPAFGGSFKAGAESYDLPVGGFAEARVNFPGSGEKIYNWPAWWTSGPGWPAAGEHDIAEGCGTLTVNYHSPSGAHNFGTIPGTWSNAFHVYGMHRMASSVDVYYDGQKVKSYPTDDNGKPHSLILDLTEGCGGTPLYGAGSEVLIDYVRAWE
- a CDS encoding VOC family protein — its product is MRLNHLDLQVSDVQRFTGLLEDVFGFRQLTSHASPAIAILDDGEGFTLVLQKKPRPAYPKDFHFGFLVPDPETVKKKQTELKARGLDVSDVIESGRGVLVYCRTWDGIMIEVSWHRPR
- a CDS encoding Rrf2 family transcriptional regulator, encoding MRPKHSLPLPAADRVAPLSQTAEYALRAMVYLALNPNEGVRSSDLASAINVPSHYLSKVLRKLVEAGLLASQKGHGGGFTLARDPDGIPFSDILAAVGEEPSGERCAFGWGRCDARNPCPLHPAWSKLNAAMLAWAQSTTLADVVMTAASQRPASAFK
- a CDS encoding alpha/beta hydrolase, producing the protein MVERLRLRADGHALEAIWIGPPPEAAPTLVLLHEGLGSVSTWRDWPQELAAACECGVLVFSRWGYGRSEPAPYPRSLRYMHEEALRALPDVLAAAGVERGILLGHSDGGSIALIHAGSERRAACVQALVLLAPHVFVEDISVRSIAEAKVAYETGDLRLRLARHHADVDGAFYGWNRAWLDPEFRKWNIEEYLPRIELPVLAIQGDQDPYGTLAQIDAIERGVRGPFSRVVLPGAGHAPQRDARADVTRAIAAFVRAAC
- a CDS encoding nitrous-oxide reductase; amino-acid sequence: MDQEAQNRRKFLTASIALGAAAALAGCDDKGSSGSAGSAAPAAGGSAAPGTAGEGHLESEVKPGQLDEYYGFWSGGQSGEIRILGVPSMRELKRIPVFNRDSATGWGRSDWSKQLLKGLESGDTHHVHLSYKDGTYDGRYVYVNDKTNARLARVDIETMEVDAITDIPNAQGTHGIFPQRHKTGLVFCNSEFRTPLPDDGKGELEDTKTYAAMHTAIDGETMEVKWQVMVEGNMDLAAADYKGMYSFATCYNSEGAADLEGMMAKDQDHLYAFNLAEIEKAVQAGKGIKVGDSNVPVIDARGDNGPYVQRIPVPKSPHGVNMDPTGKYAVVSGKLSPTVSVVDVDKLADVFAGKIKPREAVVAEPEVGLGPLHTAFDGRGNAYTSIFIDSVITKWNIDKAIKAFKGEKVDPIVQKIDVHYQVGHTNASMSETKEADGKWLVALCKFSKDRFLNVGPLHPENDQLIDISGEKMRLAHDGPTYSEPHDCVIVKRDLIHPQKIQPRKAPRFKMYEEWAKEDGVDLKKDNKVIRKGKLVRVYMTSMAPKFGTKMFKVKKGDTVQVIVTNQDNVEDLSHGFCMTQHDVIMVVNCQDTNSITFTADKPGVYWYYCPWFCHALHLEMRGRMIVEA
- a CDS encoding benzoate-CoA ligase family protein, producing MEDHRSEATLSASPPRVQFPRTYNAAADLLDRHADGSRTAYVDEAGSHSYAELSERAARIGNALAQLGVQREQRVALLMLDGFDFPAAFLGAMRLGAVPIPLNTLLTPSDYAFMLEDSRAVAVIVSDALLPKLEPALAELSRKPKVVVAASARGGDRKEHSSLDELAATAAPVLEPASTTPDDVAFWLYSSGSTGAPKGAVHLHSHLAYTAVLYGQGVLGIRPDDVVFSAAKLFFAYGLGNSLTFPLSVGAKVVLSSERPTPEVVARVMREAKPTIFCGVPTLFASLLASDELAESGVSPALRVSISAGEALPRHVGEAWRERFGSDILDGIGSTEMLHIFISNRHGDVRYGTSGKPVPGYELKLVGDDGEPPLAGEEGSLWVHGPSAAAHYWNNRGKSLATFHGPWTRTGDRYIRDEDGYYTYSGRADDMLKVGGIWVSPFEVESALSAHAAVLESAVVGHADDDGLIKPKAYVVLKPGQKPSPELEAELKAFVKGSLAHYKYPRWIEFCAELPKTATGKIQRYRLRG
- a CDS encoding 4Fe-4S binding protein; amino-acid sequence: MNRGVWSTLFVLAAVLCALLPARAAAETTGNIELDCSKLDCKGVLPGAVRFDVVKGARYRRGVDAAGKEVGWVVLSTDVVDIKGYSGKPLVTLVGLTPQGVISGAKVIAHSEPILLVGIPERKLHEFVGFYAGKSATQKIVVGSSREPDAVTVDMISGATVTVLAENRTILDTARTLGSEVGVVKLDELFPGHFVKEDRPWTWAEMTSKGVFGRLTVSERDMGLEADGTFIDLWFTIADAPQVGRALLGDREYAYRVSQLKEGEHMLVILGNGSSSFKGSAFVRGGIFDRVRVDQGLRNTMFTDHEFINMSGVAANGAPEFKESAGFIVRAGRLDPGAPFDLVFLGSHYNHRGGFSRDFRATRATFQLPSSVYVSEHKVDASTAIWRAAWDNHRLTASLVSAYLLFVALLFAGRRWLTANMARLKVLHLVVLTTSFLGLGIWLRAQPSVTQVLTLAGSAVGHWRWGLFLSEPLLFVSWIFIAVVTIAWGRGVFCGWVCPYGAMTELAHKLGRLLKLPNFELPERVHRPARYLRYVVLAALLGTFLYSSELGEKMAEVEPFKSTFYVLPWTRQWFFFAWWAVLLGASFVWWRPFCRYLCPLGAALALPSSFRISGPHRRAFCSSCTICTRGCEPRAIDKDGAIDSRDCLSCMECEANYRDQQVCPPLIGIERLLQKGEPDEERLAKLRQDATTVRRPRPRDAT
- a CDS encoding c-type cytochrome; its protein translation is MLKPLCSLAMALCLLGCDKKSSEATPSAPSATSAPVAAGDPAAEAKDYFKKTCVVCHGESGEGNGPGSAALDPKPRNFTDAAWQAQVKDDEIRKAIMGGGIAVGKSPVMPANPQLKSKPEVVSELIKIVRGFKK
- a CDS encoding methyltransferase domain-containing protein; amino-acid sequence: MSDEEWSEDDSETYQSLSHYAVPERERQIAIAVALVQSSDAPGGILDLCSGEGLMTQALGVACPEAELFAYDGSASMLATARRRVGERLVTRQIDIAALDWRTNMKPLRAVVSSLAVHHLDGPGKRRLFSDLWEMLAPGGVFVLADLVRPQTEAGWKLAADMWDEETRRRALGASEAFRRFEREEWNLFRHGIAPGSIDHPSTLVEQLQWLEQAGFRRLDMHWMLAGQVLLSAWRER